From the genome of Hymenobacter cellulosilyticus, one region includes:
- a CDS encoding ASCH/PUA domain-containing protein: MKTDNSFAARLARPAPPPTHELKTWPACFAAVESGTKPFDVRENDRNYQVGDVLLLREYEPETEQYSGRTLLRAVSYVLQGGSFGLEAGWCVVGFGALPPLPPGINDTKLW; the protein is encoded by the coding sequence ATGAAAACAGATAACTCATTTGCTGCCCGGCTGGCCCGGCCGGCCCCTCCGCCCACGCACGAGCTCAAAACCTGGCCCGCCTGCTTCGCGGCCGTCGAGTCGGGTACCAAGCCCTTCGACGTGCGCGAAAACGACCGGAACTACCAGGTCGGCGATGTACTGCTGCTGCGCGAGTACGAGCCTGAAACTGAACAGTACAGTGGCCGCACCTTACTGCGGGCGGTTAGCTACGTACTGCAAGGCGGCTCTTTTGGCCTGGAAGCTGGCTGGTGCGTGGTTGGCTTCGGAGCCCTGCCGCCTTTGCCGCCGGGCATCAACGATACGAAGCTCTGGTAG
- a CDS encoding LacI family DNA-binding transcriptional regulator has translation MSTHRASISDLAAQLNLSVSTVSRALSDHSRISDATKKRVWELARQLNYQPNQLAAALRKGRSNTLGVVVPHIDGQFFALVVKGIETVATKAGFNVMICQSNEDAAQEQKNVETLLNAQVDGILLSLSLSTHDFGYLEEIRRRDIPMVLFDRVVESKDVSAVVLNDYQGGYEAVCHLIEQGCRQIAHLGGPQHLNICRNRYQGYADALQHNGLPVDPMLVNFSDLRIQDGRLGMESLLNQAPQLDAVFSCNDLALVGAMQIIKRRGLRIPQDVALAGFSNELFDSLTEPMLTSVDQRCEEMGRTAVQMLLDLINEGPTKVAPRQVVLQPNLLIRESSLRSDLLQETKV, from the coding sequence GTGTCTACTCATCGCGCTTCCATATCCGATTTAGCTGCTCAGCTTAATTTATCCGTTTCGACAGTGTCGCGGGCGCTAAGTGACCATAGCCGCATCAGCGACGCGACCAAGAAGCGGGTGTGGGAACTGGCCCGGCAACTAAACTACCAGCCCAACCAATTGGCCGCTGCATTGCGCAAAGGCCGTAGCAATACCCTAGGCGTAGTAGTGCCGCACATTGATGGACAGTTTTTCGCCCTGGTGGTAAAGGGTATTGAAACGGTGGCTACCAAGGCCGGCTTCAACGTGATGATCTGCCAGTCGAATGAAGACGCCGCCCAGGAGCAGAAGAATGTAGAAACCCTCCTCAATGCCCAGGTAGACGGAATTCTGCTGTCCCTGTCGCTCTCGACCCACGACTTTGGGTATCTGGAGGAAATTCGCCGCCGGGATATTCCCATGGTACTCTTCGACCGGGTGGTGGAGAGCAAGGACGTAAGTGCAGTGGTATTGAACGACTATCAGGGTGGTTATGAAGCCGTCTGCCACCTTATTGAGCAAGGTTGCCGGCAGATTGCCCACCTCGGCGGACCTCAGCACCTGAATATTTGCCGTAACCGCTATCAGGGCTATGCTGATGCCTTGCAGCATAACGGCCTCCCTGTGGACCCGATGCTGGTGAATTTCAGCGACCTGCGCATCCAGGACGGGCGCCTGGGCATGGAGTCCTTACTCAACCAGGCGCCACAGCTCGACGCGGTGTTTTCCTGCAATGACCTGGCTCTGGTAGGGGCTATGCAGATTATTAAGCGCCGGGGCCTGCGAATCCCGCAGGACGTAGCTCTGGCAGGCTTTAGCAACGAACTGTTTGACTCGCTGACCGAGCCCATGCTTACTTCGGTAGACCAGCGCTGCGAGGAAATGGGCCGCACTGCCGTACAGATGTTGCTGGATCTTATTAACGAAGGTCCTACCAAAGTAGCGCCCCGGCAGGTGGTGCTGCAGCCTAATCTGCTGATCCGCGAGTCGTCGTTGCGCTCAGACTTGCTGCAGGAAACCAAAGTGTAG
- a CDS encoding helix-turn-helix domain-containing protein — protein sequence MGRHRQSLSLSRKQQAYLADFINSDILSKQQRNRAQVLQHWMADLSVQESGELLGLSIDRVYSMRRAFSQQGFKDYLHAVPRCGAPNKLTPKLETLLRRLTQQAEAKGKRLTLSLIAKRVVELGYADRICTVTVQRALKQVKGTKLTAAEQPAYALVQSPRINEEQAA from the coding sequence ATGGGTCGTCATCGTCAATCCTTAAGCTTGTCCCGCAAGCAGCAAGCTTATCTCGCCGATTTTATCAACTCTGATATCCTCTCCAAGCAGCAGCGCAACCGTGCTCAGGTTCTGCAGCACTGGATGGCCGATTTGTCAGTTCAGGAATCCGGCGAGCTGCTGGGCCTGAGCATCGACCGGGTGTATAGCATGCGCCGGGCCTTTTCCCAGCAAGGCTTTAAGGACTATCTGCACGCGGTGCCGCGGTGCGGGGCTCCTAATAAGCTCACACCCAAGCTGGAAACCTTGCTGCGCCGCCTCACCCAGCAGGCCGAAGCCAAGGGCAAGCGTCTCACCCTGTCCCTGATTGCCAAGCGCGTCGTTGAGCTGGGTTACGCCGACCGGATTTGCACCGTAACTGTGCAGCGGGCCCTTAAACAGGTTAAAGGCACCAAGCTTACTGCTGCGGAGCAGCCTGCCTACGCTCTGGTGCAAAGCCCCCGTATCAACGAAGAGCAGGCGGCCTAG